A stretch of Maniola hyperantus chromosome 15, iAphHyp1.2, whole genome shotgun sequence DNA encodes these proteins:
- the Mhc gene encoding myosin heavy chain, muscle isoform X6: protein MPKAAVQEGDDPDPTPYLFVSLEQKRIDQSKPYDGKKACWVPDEKEGFVQGEIKATKGDLVTVSLPGGETKDFKKDLVGQVNPPKYEKCEDMSNLTYLNDASVLYNLKQRYYHKLIYTYSGLFCVAINPYKRFPVYTFRCAKLYRGKRRSEVPPHIFAISDGAYVNMLTNHENQSMLITGESGAGKTENTKKVIAYFATVGASSKKEQTTSDKKGSLEDQVVQTNPVLEAFGNAKTVRNDNSSRFGKFIRIHFGPSGKLAGADIETYLLEKARVISQQALERSYHIFYQMMSGSVKGLKEICLLSNNVNDYNIVSQGKTSIPGVDDGAEMILTDEAFDILGFTQEEKDNVYKITAAVMHMGCMKFKQRGREEQAEADGTEDGQKVATLLGVDVQDLYKNLLKPRIKVGNEFVTQGRNKDQVTNSVGALCKGMFDRLFKWLVKKCNETLDTKQKRQHFIGVLDIAGFEIFDFNGFEQLCINFTNEKLQQFFNHHMFVLEQEEYQREGIEWTFIDFGMDLQNCIDLIEKPMGILSILEEESMFPKATDLTFVEKLNNNHLGKSAPYLKPKPPKPGCQAAHFAIGHYAGNVGYNITGWLEKNKDPLNDTVVDQFKKGQNKLLIEIFADHPGQSGQPDAGGGGKGAGGKRAKGSAFQTVSSLYREQLNNLMTTLRSTQPHFVRCIIPNELKQAGLIDSHLVMHQLTCNGVLEGIRICRKGFPNRMVYPDFKLRYKILCPNLVKDPITPEKATEKILEHTGLDAESFRLGKTKVFFRAGVLGQMEELRDDRLSKIISWLQAYIRGYLSRKDFKKLQEQRLALQVVQRNLRKYLQLRTWPWWKLWQRVKPLLNVSRIEDEIAKLEEKAQKAQEAFEKEEKLRKEVEALNSKLLEEKANLLASLEGEKGSLSEIQDRANKLQAQKADIESQLRDTQDRLTQEEDARNQLFQAKKKLEQEVSGLKKDVEDLELSVQKSEQDKATKDHQIRNLNDEIAHQDELINKLNKEKKMQGESNQKTAEELQAAEDKVNHLNKVKQKLEQTLDELEDSLEREKKLRGDVEKQRRKVEGDLKLTQEAVADLERNKKELEQTVQRKDKEISSLTAKLEDEQSIVSKTQKQIKELQARIEELEEEVESERQARAKAEKQRADLARELEELGERLEEAGGATSAQIELNKKREAELSKLRRDLEEANIQHESTLANLRKKHNDAVAEMGEQLDQLNKLKSKAEKERAQYFSEVNDLRAGIDHLSNEKAASEKIIKQLQHQLNEVQNKADEANRTLNDLDAAKKKLSIENSDLLRQLEEAESQVSQLSKIKVSLTTQLEDTKRLADEEARERATLLGKFRNLEHDLDNIREQVEEEAEGKADLQRQLSKANAEAQLWRSKYESEGVARSEELEEAKRKLQARLAEAEETIESLNQKVVALEKTKQRLATEVEDLQLEVDRATAIANAAEKKQKAFDKIIGEWKLKVDDLAAELDASQKECRNYSTELFRLKGAYEEGQEQLEAVRRENKNLADEVKDLLDQIGEGGRNIHEIEKARKRLEAEKDELQAALEEAEAALEQEENKVLRAQLELSQVRQEIDRRIQEKEEEFENTRKNHQRALDSMQASLEAEAKGKAEALRMKKKLEADINELEIALDHANKANAEAQKNIKRYQGQIKDLQTALEEEQRARDDAREQLGISERRANALQNELEESRTLLEQADRARRQAEQELGDAHEQLNDLSAQNGSLSAAKRKLESELQTLHSDLDELLNEAKNSEEKAKKAMVDAARLADELRAEQEHAQTQEKLRKALEQQIKELQIRLDEAEANALKGGKKAIQKLEQRVRELENELDGEQRRHADAQKNLRKAERRIKELTFQGEEDRKNHERMQDLVDKLQQKIKTYKRQIEEAEEIAALNLAKFRKAQQELEEAEERADLAEQAISKFRGKGRAGSAARGVSPAPRSRPAFDGFGTFPPRFDLGPENDF, encoded by the exons CGGTGAGTCTGGTGCTGGTAAGACTGAGAACACGAAGAAGGTAATTGCGTACTTTGCCACCGTCGGTGCCTCCTCGAAGAAGGAACAGACCACCAGCGACAAGAAGGGCTCTCTGGAAGACCAGGTCGTACAAACTAACCCTGTGCTTGAAGCCTTCGGTAACGCCAAGACTGTGCGTAACGACAACTCCTCCCGTTTC GGTAAATTCATCCGTATTCACTTCGGACCATCTGGCAAACTGGCTGGTGCCGATATTGAGACCT ATCTGCTAGAGAAGGCTCGTGTCATCTCCCAACAGGCGCTCGAGCGTTCCTACCACATCTTCTACCAGATGATGTCTGGCTCCGTCAAAGGACTTAAAG AAATCTGCCTTCTGTCCAACAACGTCAACGATTATAACATCGTGTCGCAAGGCAAGACCAGCATCCCGGGCGTTGACGACGGCGCGGAAATGATACTTACCGAT GAAGCCTTTGACATCCTGGGCTTCACCCAAGAAGAGAAGGACAACGTATACAAGATCACCGCCGCTGTCATGCACATGGGTTGTATGAAGTTCAAGCAGAGGGGTCGCGAGGAACAGGCTGAGGCCGACGGCACTGAG GACGGTCAGAAGGTCGCCACGCTTCTCGGTGTCGACGTCCAGGACTTGTACAAGAACCTGCTGAAGCCCCGCATCAAGGTCGGAAACGAGTTCGTGACCCAGGGCCGTAACAAGGACCAGGTCACCAACTCCGTGGGTGCTCTCTGCAAAGGCATGTTCGATCGTCTCTTCAAGTGGCTCGTCAAGAAGTGTAACGAGACCCTAGACACCAAGCAGAAGAGACAGCACTTCATCGGTGTGCTGGATATTGCTGGTTTCGAAATCTTCGAC TTCAACGGTTTTGAGCAACTCTGCATTAATTTCACCAACGAGAAACTGCAGCAGTTCTTTAACCACCACATGTTTGTGTTGGAGCAAGAAGAGTACCAACGCGAAGGCATCGAATGGACCTTCATTGATTTTGGCATGGATCTCCAAAATTGCATTGACCTTATAGAAAAG CCTATGGGTATCCTCTCAATTCTTGAGGAAGAGTCTATGTTCCCGAAAGCCACTGACCTGACATTCGTTGAGAAGTTGAACAACAACCACTTGGGCAAGTCTGCTCCTTACTTGAAGCCCAAGCCCCCCAAGCCTGGTTGCCAAGCCGCTCACTTCGCTATTGGTCATTACGCCGGTAAT GTCGGTTACAACATCACTGGCTGGCTTGAGAAGAACAAGGACCCCCTTAACGACACCGTAGTCGACCAGTTCAAGAAGGGCCAGAACAAACTGTTGATCGAGATCTTCGCTGACCATCCTGGACAGTCCGGCCAGCCTGATGCTGGTGGCGGCGGCAAGG GCGCTGGCGGCAAGCGTGCTAAGGGTTCCGCCTTCCAGACCGTATCATCGCTCTACAGG GAACAACTGAATAACTTGATGACAACGCTGAGGTCTACACAGCCTCACTTCGTGCGTTGTATCATTCCCAATGAATTGAAACAGGCCG GTCTCATCGACTCTCACCTTGTGATGCACCAGCTCACCTGTAACGGTGTGTTGGAAGGCATCCGTATTTGCCGTAAAGGTTTCCCCAACAGGATGGTCTACCCTGACTTCAAGCTCCG atacaaaattctGTGCCCGAACCTGGTCAAAGATCCAATTACACCAGAGAAAGCCACCGAGAAAATTCTCGAACATACCGGCTTGGATGCGGAGTCTTTCAGGCTCGGGAAAACCAAG GTATTCTTCCGCGCCGGTGTCCTGGGTCAGATGGAGGAGTTGCGTGATGACAGGCTCTCCAAGATCATATCTTGGCTCCAGGCCTACATCCGTGGTTACCTCTCAAGGAAGGACTTCAAGAAACTGCAAGAACAGAG ATTGGCTCTCCAAGTGGTCCAGCGCAACTTGCGCAAGTACCTCCAACTGCGCACCTGGCCCTGGTGGAAGCTGTGGCAGAGGGTCAAGCCCCTGCTCAACGTCAGCCGCATCGAGGATGAGATCGCG AAACTGGAGGAGAAGGCACAGAAGGCCCAGGAGGCCTTCGAGAAGGAAGAGAAACTTCGCAAGGAAGTCGAGGCCCTTAATTCCAAACTCCTCGAAGAGAAGGCAAACCTTTTGGCTTCTCTCGAAGGCGAGAAGGGCTCGCTCTCTGAGATCCAGGACCGCGCCAACAAGCTCCAGGCGCAGAAGGCCGATATCGAGAGCCAACTTCGG GATACCCAAGACCGCCTCACTCAAGAGGAGGATGCCCGCAACCAACTCTTCCAAGCCAAGAAGAAGTTGGAACAGGAAGTGTCTGGCTTGAAGAAGGATGTAGAAGATCTCGAACTTTCCGTCCAGAAGTCCGAACAAGACAAGGCCACCAAGGATCACCAGATCCGCAACTTGAACGATGAGATCGCCCACCAGGACGAGCTCATCAACAAGCTCAACAAGGAGAAGAAGATGCAAGGCGAGAGCAACCAGAAGACCGCTGAGGAGCTGCAAGCGGCCGAGGACAAGGTCAACCACCTCAACAAGGTCAAGCAGAAGCTCGAGCAGACCCTCGACGAGCTCGAGGACTCCTTGGAGCGCGAGAAGAAACTGCGCGGTGACGTCGAGAAGCAGAGGAGGAAGGTCGAGGGTGACCTCAAGCTCACCCAGGAAGCCGTCGCCGACCTCGAGCGCAACAAGAAGGAGCTCGAACAGACCGTGCAGCGCAAGGACAAGGAAATCTCTTCCCTCACCGCCAAGCTCGAGGACGAGCAGTCCATCGTCAGCAAGACCCAGAAACAGATCAAGGAACTGCAAGCCCGCATCGAGGAGTTGGAAGAGGAAGTCGAATCCGAACGCCAGGCCCGCGCTAAAGCTGAGAAGCAACGCGCTGATCTCGCTCGGGAACTCGAGGAGCTCGGCGAGCGTCTCGAGGAAGCCGGTGGTGCCACCTCTGCTCAGATCGAACTCAACAAGAAGCGTGAGGCTGAGCTCAGCAAGCTCCGCCGCGACTTGGAGGAGGCCAACATCCAGCACGAGTCCACCCTCGCCAACCTCCGCAAGAAGCACAACGATGCCGTTGCTGAGATGGGCGAGCAGCTCGACCAGCTCAACAAACTTAAGTCCAA GGCTGAGAAAGAACGCGCTCAATACTTTAGCGAAGTCAATGACCTTCGCGCCGGTATCGACCACTTGTCCAACGAAAAG GCCGCCTCAGAAAAGATCATCAAGCAACTCCAACACCAGCTCAACGAGGTCCAGAACAAGGCTGATGAAGCTAACCGCACCCTCAACGACCTGGATGCCGCCAAGAAGAAGTTGTCCATCGAGAACTCTGACCTGCTCCGCCAGTTGGAGGAGGCCGAGTCCCAGGTGTCGCAGCTCTCCAAGATCAAGGTGTCGCTCACCACACAGTTGGAGGACACCAAGAGGCTCGCTGACGAAGAGGCTAGG gaaCGCGCCACACTTCTTGGCAAGTTCCGCAACCTCGAACACGACTTGGACAACATCCGCGAGCAAGTCGAAGAGGAGGCCGAAGGCAAGGCTGACTTACAACGCCAGCTTTCCAAGGCTAACGCTGAAGCTCAATTATGGCGCTCCAAGTACGAGTCTGAAGGCGTCGCTCGCTCTGAGGAACTCGAGGAGGCCAAGCGCAAGCTCCAGGCCCGCCTCGCCGAAGCAGAGGAGACCATCGAATCCCTCAACCAGAAGGTCGTTGCCCTCGAAAAGACCAAGCAGCGTCTCGCCACCGAAGTGGAGGACCTGCAACTCGAGGTCGACCGTGCCACTGCCATTGCCAATGCCGCTGAGAAGAAACAGAAGGCCTTCGACAAAATCATTGGCGAATGGAAGCTCAAGGTTGACGACCTTGCCGCTGAACTCGATGCCAGCCAGAAGGAATGCCGCAACTACTCCACCGAACTGTTCCGCCTCAAGGGTGCTTACGAAGAAGGCCAGGAACAACTCGAGGCCGTCCGCCGCGAGAACAAGAACCTTGCCGATGAAGTTAAAGACTTACTCGACCAGATCGGTGAGGGTGGCCGCAACATTCACGAAATCGAGAAGGCCAGGAAGCGTCTCGAAGCCGAGAAAGATGAGCTCCAGGCTGCCCTCGAGGAGGCCGAAGCGGCCCTCGAACAGGAGGAGAACAAGGTTCTGCGTGCTCAACTCGAGCTGTCCCAGGTCAGACAGGAGATCGACAGGAGGATCCAGGAGAAGGAAGAGGAATTCGAAAACACCCGCAAGAACCACCAACGCGCATTGGACTCCATGCAGGCTTCCCTCGAAGCCGAGGCTAAGGGCAAGGCTGAGGCCCTGCGCATGAAGAAGAAGCTCGAGGCTGACATCAATGAACTTGAAATCGCCCTCGACCATGCCAACAAGGCCAACGCTGAGGCTCAGAAGAACATCAAACGCTACCAGGGTCAAATCAAGGACCTCCAGACCGCTTTGGAAGAGGAACAGCGTGCCCGTGACGATGCTCGCGAGCAGCTCGGTATCTCAGAGCGTCGCGCTAACGCCCTCCAGAACGAACTCGAGGAATCTCGTACGCTTCTGGAACAGGCCGACCGCGCTCGTCGCCAGGCCGAACAGGAACTCGGCGATGCTCACGAACAGCTCAACGATCTCTCCGCACAGAACGGCTCACTCTCCGCCGCCAAGAGGAAACTCGAATCCGAGCTCCAGACCCTACACTCCGACCTCGACGAGCTCCTCAACGAGGCTAAGAACTCCGAAGAGAAGGCGAAGAAGGCCATGGTGGACGCTGCCAGGCTCGCCGACGAGCTCCGCGCTGAGCAGGAACACGCCCAGACACAGGAGAAACTCCGCAAAGCCCTCGAACAACAGATCAAGGAACTGCAGATCAGGCTTGACGAGGCCGAGGCGAACGCGCTCAAGGGAGGCAAGAAAGCCATCCAGAAACTCGAACAGAGGGTACGAGAGCTGGAGAACGAGCTCGACGGCGAACAGAGGAGACACGCAGACGCACAGAAGAACCTGCGTAAGGCCGAGAGGCGTATCAAGGAACTGACTTTCCAGGGTGAGGAGGACCGCAAGAACCACGAGCGTATGCAGGACCTCGTCGACAAACTTCAGCAGAAGATCAAGACCTACAAGAGGCAGATCGAGGAAGCCGAAGAAATTGCCGCCCTCAACTTGGCCAAGTTCCGCAAGGCGCAACAGGAATTAGAGGAAGCCGAAGAAAGGGCAGACCTTGCCGAACAAGCGATCAGCAAATTCCGTGGCAAGGGACGCGCGGGATCCGCAGCGAGAGGAGTCAGTCCGGCG CCCCGCTCGCGCCCCGCATTCGACGGTTTCGGCACCTTCCCACCAAGGTTCGACCTGGGGCCAGAAAACGATTTCTAA
- the Mhc gene encoding myosin heavy chain, muscle isoform X16, which yields MPKAAVQEGDDPDPTPYLFVSLEQKRIDQSKPYDGKKACWVPDEKEGFVQGEIKATKGDLVTVSLPGGETKDFKKDLVGQVNPPKYEKCEDMSNLTYLNDASVLYNLKQRYYHKLIYTYSGLFCVAINPYKRFPVYTFRCAKLYRGKRRSEVPPHIFAISDGAYVNMLTNHENQSMLITGESGAGKTENTKKVIAYFATVGASSKKEQTTSDKKGSLEDQVVQTNPVLEAFGNAKTVRNDNSSRFGKFIRIHFGPSGKLAGADIETYLLEKARVISQQALERSYHIFYQMMSGSVKGLKDMCLLSNDIHDYYNVAQGKITIPNVDDGEECLLTDEAFDILGFTQEEKDNVYKITAAVMHMGCMKFKQRGREEQAEADGTEDGQKVATLLGVDVQDLYKNLLKPRIKVGNEFVTQGRNKDQVTNSVGALCKGMFDRLFKWLVKKCNETLDTKQKRQHFIGVLDIAGFEIFDFNGFEQLCINFTNEKLQQFFNHHMFVLEQEEYQREGIHWEFIDFGMDLLACIDLIEKPMGILSILEEESMFPKATDLTFVEKLNNNHLGKSAPYLKPKPPKPGCQAAHFAIGHYAGNVGYNITGWLEKNKDPLNDTVVDQFKKGQNKLLIEIFADHPGQSGQPDAGGGGKGAGGKRAKGSAFQTVSSLYREQLNNLMTTLRSTQPHFVRCIIPNELKQAGLIDSHLVMHQLTCNGVLEGIRICRKGFPNRMVYPDFKLRYKILAPQAVEKESDPKKIAQVILDATALDVESYRLGHTKVFFRAGVLGQMEELRDDRLSKIISWLQAYIRGYLSRKDFKKLQEQRLALQVVQRNLRKYLQLRTWPWWKLWQRVKPLLNVSRIEDEIAKLEEKAQKAQEAFEKEEKLRKEVEALNSKLLEEKANLLASLEGEKGSLSEIQDRANKLQAQKADIESQLRDTQDRLTQEEDARNQLFQAKKKLEQEVSGLKKDVEDLELSVQKSEQDKATKDHQIRNLNDEIAHQDELINKLNKEKKMQGESNQKTAEELQAAEDKVNHLNKVKQKLEQTLDELEDSLEREKKLRGDVEKQRRKVEGDLKLTQEAVADLERNKKELEQTVQRKDKEISSLTAKLEDEQSIVSKTQKQIKELQARIEELEEEVESERQARAKAEKQRADLARELEELGERLEEAGGATSAQIELNKKREAELSKLRRDLEEANIQHESTLANLRKKHNDAVAEMGEQLDQLNKLKSKAEKERAQYFSEVNDLRAGIDHLSNEKAASEKIIKQLQHQLNEVQNKADEANRTLNDLDAAKKKLSIENSDLLRQLEEAESQVSQLSKIKVSLTTQLEDTKRLADEEARERATLLGKFRNLEHDLDNIREQVEEEAEGKADLQRQLSKANAEAQLWRSKYESEGVARSEELEEAKRKLQARLAEAEETIESLNQKVVALEKTKQRLATEVEDLQLEVDRATAIANAAEKKQKAFDKIIGEWKLKVDDLAAELDASQKECRNYSTELFRLKGAYEEGQEQLEAVRRENKNLADEVKDLLDQIGEGGRNIHEIEKARKRLEAEKDELQAALEEAEAALEQEENKVLRAQLELSQVRQEIDRRIQEKEEEFENTRKNHQRALDSMQASLEAEAKGKAEALRMKKKLEADINELEIALDHANKANAEAQKNIKRYQGQIKDLQTALEEEQRARDDAREQLGISERRANALQNELEESRTLLEQADRARRQAEQELGDAHEQLNDLSAQNGSLSAAKRKLESELQTLHSDLDELLNEAKNSEEKAKKAMVDAARLADELRAEQEHAQTQEKLRKALEQQIKELQIRLDEAEANALKGGKKAIQKLEQRVRELENELDGEQRRHADAQKNLRKAERRIKELTFQGEEDRKNHERMQDLVDKLQQKIKTYKRQIEEAEEIAALNLAKFRKAQQELEEAEERADLAEQAISKFRGKGRAGSAARGVSPAPRSRPAFDGFGTFPPRFDLGPENDF from the exons CGGTGAGTCTGGTGCTGGTAAGACTGAGAACACGAAGAAGGTAATTGCGTACTTTGCCACCGTCGGTGCCTCCTCGAAGAAGGAACAGACCACCAGCGACAAGAAGGGCTCTCTGGAAGACCAGGTCGTACAAACTAACCCTGTGCTTGAAGCCTTCGGTAACGCCAAGACTGTGCGTAACGACAACTCCTCCCGTTTC GGTAAATTCATCCGTATTCACTTCGGACCATCTGGCAAACTGGCTGGTGCCGATATTGAGACCT ATCTGCTAGAGAAGGCTCGTGTCATCTCCCAACAGGCGCTCGAGCGTTCCTACCACATCTTCTACCAGATGATGTCTGGCTCCGTCAAAGGACTTAAAG ACATGTGTTTGTTGTCAAATGACATTCACGATTACTATAACGTCGCCCAGGGTAAGATTACGATCCCCAACGTCGATGATGGTGAGGAATGCCTCTTGACAGAC GAAGCCTTTGACATCCTGGGCTTCACCCAAGAAGAGAAGGACAACGTATACAAGATCACCGCCGCTGTCATGCACATGGGTTGTATGAAGTTCAAGCAGAGGGGTCGCGAGGAACAGGCTGAGGCCGACGGCACTGAG GACGGTCAGAAGGTCGCCACGCTTCTCGGTGTCGACGTCCAGGACTTGTACAAGAACCTGCTGAAGCCCCGCATCAAGGTCGGAAACGAGTTCGTGACCCAGGGCCGTAACAAGGACCAGGTCACCAACTCCGTGGGTGCTCTCTGCAAAGGCATGTTCGATCGTCTCTTCAAGTGGCTCGTCAAGAAGTGTAACGAGACCCTAGACACCAAGCAGAAGAGACAGCACTTCATCGGTGTGCTGGATATTGCTGGTTTCGAAATCTTCGAC TTCAATGGGTTCGAACAACTTTGTATTAACTTCACGAATGAGAAATTGCAACAATTCTTCAACCATCACATGTTTGTGTTGGAGCAAGAAGAGTACCAACGCGAAGGCATTCATTGGGAATTTATCGATTTCGGAATGGACTTACTGGCCTGCATTGACCTTATCGAAAAG CCTATGGGTATCCTCTCAATTCTTGAGGAAGAGTCTATGTTCCCGAAAGCCACTGACCTGACATTCGTTGAGAAGTTGAACAACAACCACTTGGGCAAGTCTGCTCCTTACTTGAAGCCCAAGCCCCCCAAGCCTGGTTGCCAAGCCGCTCACTTCGCTATTGGTCATTACGCCGGTAAT GTCGGTTACAACATCACTGGCTGGCTTGAGAAGAACAAGGACCCCCTTAACGACACCGTAGTCGACCAGTTCAAGAAGGGCCAGAACAAACTGTTGATCGAGATCTTCGCTGACCATCCTGGACAGTCCGGCCAGCCTGATGCTGGTGGCGGCGGCAAGG GCGCTGGCGGCAAGCGTGCTAAGGGTTCCGCCTTCCAGACCGTATCATCGCTCTACAGG GAACAACTGAATAACTTGATGACAACGCTGAGGTCTACACAGCCTCACTTCGTGCGTTGTATCATTCCCAATGAATTGAAACAGGCCG GTCTCATCGACTCTCACCTTGTGATGCACCAGCTCACCTGTAACGGTGTGTTGGAAGGCATCCGTATTTGCCGTAAAGGTTTCCCCAACAGGATGGTCTACCCTGACTTCAAGCTCCG CTACAAGATCCTCGCTCCTCAAGCTGTGGAAAAGGAATCTGACCCCAAGAAAATCGCTCAAGTCATCTTGGATGCCACAGCCTTGGATGTCGAGTCCTACCGTCTCGGTCACACCAAG GTATTCTTCCGCGCCGGTGTCCTGGGTCAGATGGAGGAGTTGCGTGATGACAGGCTCTCCAAGATCATATCTTGGCTCCAGGCCTACATCCGTGGTTACCTCTCAAGGAAGGACTTCAAGAAACTGCAAGAACAGAG ATTGGCTCTCCAAGTGGTCCAGCGCAACTTGCGCAAGTACCTCCAACTGCGCACCTGGCCCTGGTGGAAGCTGTGGCAGAGGGTCAAGCCCCTGCTCAACGTCAGCCGCATCGAGGATGAGATCGCG AAACTGGAGGAGAAGGCACAGAAGGCCCAGGAGGCCTTCGAGAAGGAAGAGAAACTTCGCAAGGAAGTCGAGGCCCTTAATTCCAAACTCCTCGAAGAGAAGGCAAACCTTTTGGCTTCTCTCGAAGGCGAGAAGGGCTCGCTCTCTGAGATCCAGGACCGCGCCAACAAGCTCCAGGCGCAGAAGGCCGATATCGAGAGCCAACTTCGG GATACCCAAGACCGCCTCACTCAAGAGGAGGATGCCCGCAACCAACTCTTCCAAGCCAAGAAGAAGTTGGAACAGGAAGTGTCTGGCTTGAAGAAGGATGTAGAAGATCTCGAACTTTCCGTCCAGAAGTCCGAACAAGACAAGGCCACCAAGGATCACCAGATCCGCAACTTGAACGATGAGATCGCCCACCAGGACGAGCTCATCAACAAGCTCAACAAGGAGAAGAAGATGCAAGGCGAGAGCAACCAGAAGACCGCTGAGGAGCTGCAAGCGGCCGAGGACAAGGTCAACCACCTCAACAAGGTCAAGCAGAAGCTCGAGCAGACCCTCGACGAGCTCGAGGACTCCTTGGAGCGCGAGAAGAAACTGCGCGGTGACGTCGAGAAGCAGAGGAGGAAGGTCGAGGGTGACCTCAAGCTCACCCAGGAAGCCGTCGCCGACCTCGAGCGCAACAAGAAGGAGCTCGAACAGACCGTGCAGCGCAAGGACAAGGAAATCTCTTCCCTCACCGCCAAGCTCGAGGACGAGCAGTCCATCGTCAGCAAGACCCAGAAACAGATCAAGGAACTGCAAGCCCGCATCGAGGAGTTGGAAGAGGAAGTCGAATCCGAACGCCAGGCCCGCGCTAAAGCTGAGAAGCAACGCGCTGATCTCGCTCGGGAACTCGAGGAGCTCGGCGAGCGTCTCGAGGAAGCCGGTGGTGCCACCTCTGCTCAGATCGAACTCAACAAGAAGCGTGAGGCTGAGCTCAGCAAGCTCCGCCGCGACTTGGAGGAGGCCAACATCCAGCACGAGTCCACCCTCGCCAACCTCCGCAAGAAGCACAACGATGCCGTTGCTGAGATGGGCGAGCAGCTCGACCAGCTCAACAAACTTAAGTCCAA GGCTGAGAAAGAACGCGCTCAATACTTTAGCGAAGTCAATGACCTTCGCGCCGGTATCGACCACTTGTCCAACGAAAAG GCCGCCTCAGAAAAGATCATCAAGCAACTCCAACACCAGCTCAACGAGGTCCAGAACAAGGCTGATGAAGCTAACCGCACCCTCAACGACCTGGATGCCGCCAAGAAGAAGTTGTCCATCGAGAACTCTGACCTGCTCCGCCAGTTGGAGGAGGCCGAGTCCCAGGTGTCGCAGCTCTCCAAGATCAAGGTGTCGCTCACCACACAGTTGGAGGACACCAAGAGGCTCGCTGACGAAGAGGCTAGG gaaCGCGCCACACTTCTTGGCAAGTTCCGCAACCTCGAACACGACTTGGACAACATCCGCGAGCAAGTCGAAGAGGAGGCCGAAGGCAAGGCTGACTTACAACGCCAGCTTTCCAAGGCTAACGCTGAAGCTCAATTATGGCGCTCCAAGTACGAGTCTGAAGGCGTCGCTCGCTCTGAGGAACTCGAGGAGGCCAAGCGCAAGCTCCAGGCCCGCCTCGCCGAAGCAGAGGAGACCATCGAATCCCTCAACCAGAAGGTCGTTGCCCTCGAAAAGACCAAGCAGCGTCTCGCCACCGAAGTGGAGGACCTGCAACTCGAGGTCGACCGTGCCACTGCCATTGCCAATGCCGCTGAGAAGAAACAGAAGGCCTTCGACAAAATCATTGGCGAATGGAAGCTCAAGGTTGACGACCTTGCCGCTGAACTCGATGCCAGCCAGAAGGAATGCCGCAACTACTCCACCGAACTGTTCCGCCTCAAGGGTGCTTACGAAGAAGGCCAGGAACAACTCGAGGCCGTCCGCCGCGAGAACAAGAACCTTGCCGATGAAGTTAAAGACTTACTCGACCAGATCGGTGAGGGTGGCCGCAACATTCACGAAATCGAGAAGGCCAGGAAGCGTCTCGAAGCCGAGAAAGATGAGCTCCAGGCTGCCCTCGAGGAGGCCGAAGCGGCCCTCGAACAGGAGGAGAACAAGGTTCTGCGTGCTCAACTCGAGCTGTCCCAGGTCAGACAGGAGATCGACAGGAGGATCCAGGAGAAGGAAGAGGAATTCGAAAACACCCGCAAGAACCACCAACGCGCATTGGACTCCATGCAGGCTTCCCTCGAAGCCGAGGCTAAGGGCAAGGCTGAGGCCCTGCGCATGAAGAAGAAGCTCGAGGCTGACATCAATGAACTTGAAATCGCCCTCGACCATGCCAACAAGGCCAACGCTGAGGCTCAGAAGAACATCAAACGCTACCAGGGTCAAATCAAGGACCTCCAGACCGCTTTGGAAGAGGAACAGCGTGCCCGTGACGATGCTCGCGAGCAGCTCGGTATCTCAGAGCGTCGCGCTAACGCCCTCCAGAACGAACTCGAGGAATCTCGTACGCTTCTGGAACAGGCCGACCGCGCTCGTCGCCAGGCCGAACAGGAACTCGGCGATGCTCACGAACAGCTCAACGATCTCTCCGCACAGAACGGCTCACTCTCCGCCGCCAAGAGGAAACTCGAATCCGAGCTCCAGACCCTACACTCCGACCTCGACGAGCTCCTCAACGAGGCTAAGAACTCCGAAGAGAAGGCGAAGAAGGCCATGGTGGACGCTGCCAGGCTCGCCGACGAGCTCCGCGCTGAGCAGGAACACGCCCAGACACAGGAGAAACTCCGCAAAGCCCTCGAACAACAGATCAAGGAACTGCAGATCAGGCTTGACGAGGCCGAGGCGAACGCGCTCAAGGGAGGCAAGAAAGCCATCCAGAAACTCGAACAGAGGGTACGAGAGCTGGAGAACGAGCTCGACGGCGAACAGAGGAGACACGCAGACGCACAGAAGAACCTGCGTAAGGCCGAGAGGCGTATCAAGGAACTGACTTTCCAGGGTGAGGAGGACCGCAAGAACCACGAGCGTATGCAGGACCTCGTCGACAAACTTCAGCAGAAGATCAAGACCTACAAGAGGCAGATCGAGGAAGCCGAAGAAATTGCCGCCCTCAACTTGGCCAAGTTCCGCAAGGCGCAACAGGAATTAGAGGAAGCCGAAGAAAGGGCAGACCTTGCCGAACAAGCGATCAGCAAATTCCGTGGCAAGGGACGCGCGGGATCCGCAGCGAGAGGAGTCAGTCCGGCG CCCCGCTCGCGCCCCGCATTCGACGGTTTCGGCACCTTCCCACCAAGGTTCGACCTGGGGCCAGAAAACGATTTCTAA